Proteins from one Gasterosteus aculeatus chromosome 11, fGasAcu3.hap1.1, whole genome shotgun sequence genomic window:
- the LOC120828061 gene encoding globoside alpha-1,3-N-acetylgalactosaminyltransferase 1 isoform X1: MIHLINVKSLTAVLVILGVLFLYSFLSYSRTSHQQNITAENRLSADVVAVGNEFHLVAPEHLQYEQPSIVQGSRIDVVAVTPWLAPIVWEGTFNPVLLDSIYKPKNITIIATVFAVGKYIMFLKRFLETAEQHFFVGFKVHIYVFTDRPNEVPPVTMASGRRLIVRLVPTAKRWQEISARRMELIQMVIEEQLPNNRNYIFCLDVDSQFHGRWGSESLGGLVAVTHPGYYRDPRSKFPYERRPSSRAYLAPREGDFYYCGGAFGGLLQEVHHLAKTCRHNFEADAQEGIEAAWQEESHLNRYMWINKPSKVLSPEYLWQDFKPRNPEVHIVRFSGVVKNYADIRPNA, from the exons ATGATCCACTTGATCAACGTTAAATCTTTGACCGCGGTCCTGGTGATCTTGGG AGTGCTGTTCTTATACAGCTTCCTGTCATACAG CAGAACATCACACCAGCAGAACATCACAGCAGAGAACAG ATTGTCTGCTGATGTCGTTGCTGTTGGTAATGAGTTCCACCTGGTGGCTCCTGAGCA TCTGCAGTATGAGCAGCCAAGTATCGTACAGGG CAGTCGTATCGACGTAGTGGCGGTGACGCCCTGGCTGGCTCCTATTGTGTGGGAGGGAACCTTTAACCCGGTTCTACTCGACAGCATCTACAAACCAAAGAACATTACCATCATAGCCACCGTGTTTGCTGTAGGAAA GTACATCATGTTCCTGAAGAGGTTCTTGGAGACAGCCGAGCAGCACTTCTTCGTTGGTTTCAAAGTGCACATTTATGTGTTCACAGACCGGCCCAATGAGGTACCCCCAGTCACAATGGCCTCTGGCAGACGG CTGATTGTGCGGTTGGTGCCCACCGCCAAGCGTTGGCAGGAGATCTCGGCTCGGAGAATGGAGCTCATCCAGATGGTGATCGAAGAGCAGCTTCCTAACAACAGAAACTACATCTTTTGCCTGGACGTGGACTCCCAGTTCCACGGCCGCTGGGGGAGCGAGTCGCTGGGTGGACTCGTGGCTGTGACGCATCCAG GTTATTACAGGGACCCACGCAGCAAGTTCCCCTACGAGCGAAGACCATCATCGAGAGCCTACCTGGCTCCTAGGGAGGGAGACTTCTACTACTGCGGGGGTGCCTTTGGGGGTCTGCTACAGGAGGTGCATCACCTCGCCAAAACCTGCCGCCACAACTTTGAGGCTGACGCCCAGGAGGGCATTGAAGCTGCCTGGCAGGAGGAGAGTCACCTCAACAg GTACATGTGGATCAACAAGCCCAGTAAGGTGCTCTCACCCGAGTACCTTTGGCAGGACTTCAAACCCCGAAATCCAGAAGTTCACATTGTCAGGTTCTCCGGAGTTGTCAAGAACTATGCTGACATCCGACCCAATGCCTGA
- the LOC120828061 gene encoding globoside alpha-1,3-N-acetylgalactosaminyltransferase 1 isoform X2: MIHLINVKSLTAVLVILGVLFLYSFLSYRTSHQQNITAENRLSADVVAVGNEFHLVAPEHLQYEQPSIVQGSRIDVVAVTPWLAPIVWEGTFNPVLLDSIYKPKNITIIATVFAVGKYIMFLKRFLETAEQHFFVGFKVHIYVFTDRPNEVPPVTMASGRRLIVRLVPTAKRWQEISARRMELIQMVIEEQLPNNRNYIFCLDVDSQFHGRWGSESLGGLVAVTHPGYYRDPRSKFPYERRPSSRAYLAPREGDFYYCGGAFGGLLQEVHHLAKTCRHNFEADAQEGIEAAWQEESHLNRYMWINKPSKVLSPEYLWQDFKPRNPEVHIVRFSGVVKNYADIRPNA; encoded by the exons ATGATCCACTTGATCAACGTTAAATCTTTGACCGCGGTCCTGGTGATCTTGGG AGTGCTGTTCTTATACAGCTTCCTGTCATACAG AACATCACACCAGCAGAACATCACAGCAGAGAACAG ATTGTCTGCTGATGTCGTTGCTGTTGGTAATGAGTTCCACCTGGTGGCTCCTGAGCA TCTGCAGTATGAGCAGCCAAGTATCGTACAGGG CAGTCGTATCGACGTAGTGGCGGTGACGCCCTGGCTGGCTCCTATTGTGTGGGAGGGAACCTTTAACCCGGTTCTACTCGACAGCATCTACAAACCAAAGAACATTACCATCATAGCCACCGTGTTTGCTGTAGGAAA GTACATCATGTTCCTGAAGAGGTTCTTGGAGACAGCCGAGCAGCACTTCTTCGTTGGTTTCAAAGTGCACATTTATGTGTTCACAGACCGGCCCAATGAGGTACCCCCAGTCACAATGGCCTCTGGCAGACGG CTGATTGTGCGGTTGGTGCCCACCGCCAAGCGTTGGCAGGAGATCTCGGCTCGGAGAATGGAGCTCATCCAGATGGTGATCGAAGAGCAGCTTCCTAACAACAGAAACTACATCTTTTGCCTGGACGTGGACTCCCAGTTCCACGGCCGCTGGGGGAGCGAGTCGCTGGGTGGACTCGTGGCTGTGACGCATCCAG GTTATTACAGGGACCCACGCAGCAAGTTCCCCTACGAGCGAAGACCATCATCGAGAGCCTACCTGGCTCCTAGGGAGGGAGACTTCTACTACTGCGGGGGTGCCTTTGGGGGTCTGCTACAGGAGGTGCATCACCTCGCCAAAACCTGCCGCCACAACTTTGAGGCTGACGCCCAGGAGGGCATTGAAGCTGCCTGGCAGGAGGAGAGTCACCTCAACAg GTACATGTGGATCAACAAGCCCAGTAAGGTGCTCTCACCCGAGTACCTTTGGCAGGACTTCAAACCCCGAAATCCAGAAGTTCACATTGTCAGGTTCTCCGGAGTTGTCAAGAACTATGCTGACATCCGACCCAATGCCTGA
- the LOC120828061 gene encoding globoside alpha-1,3-N-acetylgalactosaminyltransferase 1 isoform X3, giving the protein MIHLINVKSLTAVLVILGVLFLYSFLSYSRTSHQQNITAENRLSADVVAVGNEFHLVAPEHLQYEQPSIVQGRIDVVAVTPWLAPIVWEGTFNPVLLDSIYKPKNITIIATVFAVGKYIMFLKRFLETAEQHFFVGFKVHIYVFTDRPNEVPPVTMASGRRLIVRLVPTAKRWQEISARRMELIQMVIEEQLPNNRNYIFCLDVDSQFHGRWGSESLGGLVAVTHPGYYRDPRSKFPYERRPSSRAYLAPREGDFYYCGGAFGGLLQEVHHLAKTCRHNFEADAQEGIEAAWQEESHLNRYMWINKPSKVLSPEYLWQDFKPRNPEVHIVRFSGVVKNYADIRPNA; this is encoded by the exons ATGATCCACTTGATCAACGTTAAATCTTTGACCGCGGTCCTGGTGATCTTGGG AGTGCTGTTCTTATACAGCTTCCTGTCATACAG CAGAACATCACACCAGCAGAACATCACAGCAGAGAACAG ATTGTCTGCTGATGTCGTTGCTGTTGGTAATGAGTTCCACCTGGTGGCTCCTGAGCA TCTGCAGTATGAGCAGCCAAGTATCGTACAGGG TCGTATCGACGTAGTGGCGGTGACGCCCTGGCTGGCTCCTATTGTGTGGGAGGGAACCTTTAACCCGGTTCTACTCGACAGCATCTACAAACCAAAGAACATTACCATCATAGCCACCGTGTTTGCTGTAGGAAA GTACATCATGTTCCTGAAGAGGTTCTTGGAGACAGCCGAGCAGCACTTCTTCGTTGGTTTCAAAGTGCACATTTATGTGTTCACAGACCGGCCCAATGAGGTACCCCCAGTCACAATGGCCTCTGGCAGACGG CTGATTGTGCGGTTGGTGCCCACCGCCAAGCGTTGGCAGGAGATCTCGGCTCGGAGAATGGAGCTCATCCAGATGGTGATCGAAGAGCAGCTTCCTAACAACAGAAACTACATCTTTTGCCTGGACGTGGACTCCCAGTTCCACGGCCGCTGGGGGAGCGAGTCGCTGGGTGGACTCGTGGCTGTGACGCATCCAG GTTATTACAGGGACCCACGCAGCAAGTTCCCCTACGAGCGAAGACCATCATCGAGAGCCTACCTGGCTCCTAGGGAGGGAGACTTCTACTACTGCGGGGGTGCCTTTGGGGGTCTGCTACAGGAGGTGCATCACCTCGCCAAAACCTGCCGCCACAACTTTGAGGCTGACGCCCAGGAGGGCATTGAAGCTGCCTGGCAGGAGGAGAGTCACCTCAACAg GTACATGTGGATCAACAAGCCCAGTAAGGTGCTCTCACCCGAGTACCTTTGGCAGGACTTCAAACCCCGAAATCCAGAAGTTCACATTGTCAGGTTCTCCGGAGTTGTCAAGAACTATGCTGACATCCGACCCAATGCCTGA
- the LOC120828061 gene encoding globoside alpha-1,3-N-acetylgalactosaminyltransferase 1 isoform X4: MIHLINVKSLTAVLVILGVLFLYSFLSYRTSHQQNITAENRLSADVVAVGNEFHLVAPEHLQYEQPSIVQGRIDVVAVTPWLAPIVWEGTFNPVLLDSIYKPKNITIIATVFAVGKYIMFLKRFLETAEQHFFVGFKVHIYVFTDRPNEVPPVTMASGRRLIVRLVPTAKRWQEISARRMELIQMVIEEQLPNNRNYIFCLDVDSQFHGRWGSESLGGLVAVTHPGYYRDPRSKFPYERRPSSRAYLAPREGDFYYCGGAFGGLLQEVHHLAKTCRHNFEADAQEGIEAAWQEESHLNRYMWINKPSKVLSPEYLWQDFKPRNPEVHIVRFSGVVKNYADIRPNA; this comes from the exons ATGATCCACTTGATCAACGTTAAATCTTTGACCGCGGTCCTGGTGATCTTGGG AGTGCTGTTCTTATACAGCTTCCTGTCATACAG AACATCACACCAGCAGAACATCACAGCAGAGAACAG ATTGTCTGCTGATGTCGTTGCTGTTGGTAATGAGTTCCACCTGGTGGCTCCTGAGCA TCTGCAGTATGAGCAGCCAAGTATCGTACAGGG TCGTATCGACGTAGTGGCGGTGACGCCCTGGCTGGCTCCTATTGTGTGGGAGGGAACCTTTAACCCGGTTCTACTCGACAGCATCTACAAACCAAAGAACATTACCATCATAGCCACCGTGTTTGCTGTAGGAAA GTACATCATGTTCCTGAAGAGGTTCTTGGAGACAGCCGAGCAGCACTTCTTCGTTGGTTTCAAAGTGCACATTTATGTGTTCACAGACCGGCCCAATGAGGTACCCCCAGTCACAATGGCCTCTGGCAGACGG CTGATTGTGCGGTTGGTGCCCACCGCCAAGCGTTGGCAGGAGATCTCGGCTCGGAGAATGGAGCTCATCCAGATGGTGATCGAAGAGCAGCTTCCTAACAACAGAAACTACATCTTTTGCCTGGACGTGGACTCCCAGTTCCACGGCCGCTGGGGGAGCGAGTCGCTGGGTGGACTCGTGGCTGTGACGCATCCAG GTTATTACAGGGACCCACGCAGCAAGTTCCCCTACGAGCGAAGACCATCATCGAGAGCCTACCTGGCTCCTAGGGAGGGAGACTTCTACTACTGCGGGGGTGCCTTTGGGGGTCTGCTACAGGAGGTGCATCACCTCGCCAAAACCTGCCGCCACAACTTTGAGGCTGACGCCCAGGAGGGCATTGAAGCTGCCTGGCAGGAGGAGAGTCACCTCAACAg GTACATGTGGATCAACAAGCCCAGTAAGGTGCTCTCACCCGAGTACCTTTGGCAGGACTTCAAACCCCGAAATCCAGAAGTTCACATTGTCAGGTTCTCCGGAGTTGTCAAGAACTATGCTGACATCCGACCCAATGCCTGA
- the LOC144384578 gene encoding interferon alpha-G-like, which yields MWTMRMSSILLIYLQVYNLHLGAAMPTCSLDGSMVLLAHHLLRDLAGKFPDYCYQYNANISFPYSAFPAAKDNPIQCRQALRVVYESLQEAEQIFEDHEFFVGEEGISWDDQKFQHLQHLQHRLLENGSCLSSVDGSVVLSSYFSNVTAVLQQQDSAACGWMALLRDLVQVLQSTLLHQRTCFTWRDTQ from the exons ATGTGGACCATGAGGATGTCTTCAATCCTGCTCATCTATCTGCAGGTCTACAACCTCCACCTAGGGGCTGCGATGCCGACCTGTTCTCTGGACGGAAGCATGGTCCTGTTGGCCCACCACCTGCTTAGAGACCTG GCAGGGAAATTTCCCGACTACTGCTACCAATACAACGCCAACATCTCCTTTCCGTACTCCGCCTTCCCTGCTGCCAAAGACAATCCAATTCAG TGCCGCCAAGCATTACGGGTGGTGTATGAGTCACTGCAGGAGGCGGAGCAAATATTTGAGGACCATGAGTTCTTTGTCGGAGAGGAAGGCATCTCCTGGGATGACCAGAAGTTCCAACACCTCCAACACCTACAACACCGACTGTTGGAGAATGGAAGCTGT ttgTCCAGTGTTGATGGGTCAGTGGTTTTATCCTCTTACTTCAGTAATGTGACAGcagttctgcagcagcag GACAGCGCAGCCTGTGGTTGGATGGCTTTGCTGAGAGATCTTGTCCAGGTCCTACAGTCCACCCTTCTGCATCAACGCACTTGTTTCACCTGGAGAGACACCCAATGA